A window of Pirellulales bacterium contains these coding sequences:
- a CDS encoding DinB family protein — protein MNDPLVERYAHGADALGNAIAGLTREELNALPVPGTWSIQQIVLHLMDSDLISSDRMKRVIAEENPTLIGFDESAFARGLFYEALDAGLAADLFAKNRRLTAEILRRVPDEAFDRFGTHSERGRVTLTQLVQGMVDHLERHLRFLREKRRLLGKPL, from the coding sequence ATGAACGACCCACTCGTCGAACGTTACGCACACGGCGCTGATGCGCTCGGAAATGCGATCGCCGGTCTCACACGCGAGGAATTGAACGCTCTTCCCGTGCCGGGCACTTGGAGCATTCAGCAGATCGTGCTGCACTTAATGGATAGCGATCTGATCTCATCGGACCGGATGAAGCGCGTGATCGCCGAGGAGAATCCGACGTTGATCGGGTTCGACGAATCAGCTTTCGCCCGCGGGCTGTTTTATGAGGCGCTCGACGCCGGTCTGGCGGCCGATCTGTTTGCCAAGAATCGGCGGCTGACTGCCGAGATTCTTCGTCGCGTGCCCGACGAGGCGTTCGACCGCTTTGGCACGCACAGCGAGCGCGGCCGTGTGACGCTAACGCAGCTCGTGCAGGGGATGGTCGATCATCTCGAGCGTCATCTTCGGTTCCTGCGCGAAAAGCGCCGGCTGCTCGGCAAGCCGCTGTGA
- a CDS encoding DUF1501 domain-containing protein, which produces MPTNELVNRVSRREMLCRCGMGFGAVALADLMGQAGLLANQAMAAEGVNPLLPKLPPLPATAKRVIHLFFNGGSSHVDTFDPKPALAKYAGKELPTPNLPTERKTGAAFPSPFKFQKYGRSGIEVSEIFPHVASCVDDICFVRSMHADVPNHEPSLLLMNCGEARLIRPSVGSWLTYGLGTENQNLPAFIAMCPGGYPIQESQNWQAGFLPGIYQGTYINSQNEDIEKLVEHVRNNYSSPGQQRRQIDLVQSLNRLHEQQRGEDPQLEARVQSFELAYRMQSEVADAFDTSREPQHIREMYGPGVQARQILVARRLVERGVRFVQVWHGEGQPWDSHDDLDANHRRLAKECDQAIGALLKDLKQRGLLDETLVICGGEFGRTPTVELPKQGSNQGKVNGRDHNHYGFTVWMAGGGVKGGYVHGATDEFGFKAIEKPVHVHDLHATMLRLLGFDHEKFTYRYAGRDFRLTDVHGHVVQELIA; this is translated from the coding sequence ATGCCGACGAATGAACTTGTCAATCGCGTCTCGCGCCGCGAGATGCTTTGCCGCTGCGGCATGGGATTCGGAGCGGTGGCGTTGGCCGATCTGATGGGCCAAGCCGGGCTGCTCGCCAACCAGGCGATGGCCGCGGAGGGAGTCAATCCGCTGTTGCCGAAACTGCCGCCGCTGCCGGCCACGGCGAAGCGGGTGATTCACCTGTTCTTTAACGGCGGTTCGTCGCACGTCGACACGTTTGACCCCAAGCCGGCATTAGCGAAATATGCCGGCAAGGAATTGCCCACGCCGAATCTGCCGACCGAGCGGAAGACCGGGGCCGCGTTTCCTTCGCCGTTCAAGTTCCAGAAATACGGCCGGAGCGGGATCGAGGTGAGCGAGATCTTTCCGCACGTCGCAAGCTGCGTCGATGACATCTGCTTCGTGCGCTCGATGCACGCCGACGTGCCGAATCACGAGCCGTCGCTGTTGCTGATGAATTGCGGCGAGGCCCGGCTGATCCGCCCCAGCGTCGGTTCGTGGCTGACCTACGGCTTGGGGACGGAGAACCAGAACCTGCCCGCCTTCATCGCGATGTGCCCCGGCGGCTACCCGATTCAGGAATCGCAGAATTGGCAGGCCGGCTTTCTGCCCGGCATCTATCAGGGAACTTACATCAACAGCCAGAACGAAGACATCGAGAAGCTCGTCGAGCATGTGCGGAACAACTATTCGTCCCCCGGCCAGCAGCGGCGGCAGATCGACCTCGTCCAATCGCTCAATCGGCTACACGAGCAGCAGCGCGGCGAGGATCCGCAGCTTGAGGCCCGCGTGCAATCGTTCGAGTTGGCCTATCGAATGCAATCCGAGGTGGCCGACGCCTTCGACACCAGCCGCGAGCCGCAGCACATCCGCGAGATGTATGGTCCCGGCGTGCAGGCCCGGCAGATTCTCGTCGCCCGGCGGCTCGTCGAGCGGGGCGTGCGGTTCGTTCAGGTTTGGCACGGCGAGGGTCAGCCGTGGGACAGCCACGATGATCTCGACGCGAACCATCGGCGGCTGGCCAAGGAGTGCGATCAGGCGATCGGAGCCTTGCTCAAGGATCTCAAACAGCGCGGCCTCTTGGACGAGACGCTCGTGATCTGCGGCGGCGAATTCGGCCGGACGCCGACCGTCGAGCTGCCCAAGCAGGGCTCGAACCAAGGAAAGGTTAACGGCCGCGATCATAATCACTACGGTTTCACCGTTTGGATGGCCGGCGGCGGCGTGAAGGGGGGCTATGTTCACGGGGCGACCGACGAATTCGGCTTCAAAGCGATCGAGAAGCCGGTACACGTTCACGACCTGCACGCCACGATGCTGCGGCTCTTGGGATTCGACCACGAAAAGTTCACCTATCGCTACGCCGGCCGCGATTTTAGGCTGACTGACGTGCATGGGCATGTCGTGCAGGAATTAATTGCGTGA
- a CDS encoding DUF1549 and DUF1553 domain-containing protein — protein SPRYGERWGRYWLDVARYADTKGYVFTEERKYPYAYVYRDWVIQAFNDDLPYDKFLIDQIAADRLPANDNGSLAAMGFLTVGRRFLNSRPDIIDDRLDVISRGTMGLTVTCARCHNHKFDPIPTEDYYSLYGVLASSVEKTVPLAPQSPEQAMVLEDSPTPDNPHVFIRGNSGNPGPAVPRQFLAVLSGSERKPFEQGSGRLELAERIASADNPLTARVLVNRIWLHHFGEGLVRTPSDFGLRSDPPTHPELLDYLAARFVQEGWSIKKLHRLIMLSSAYQQSSNGSAEGQTSDPENRLLWKMNRRRLDFEATRDSLLAAGGDMDFKIGGPSIDLLAQPFSRRRSVYGFIDRQNLPGLFRTFDLATPDTTSPQRHTTTVPQQALYLMNSPFVVEQAQRLAKRPEIATVAAPAERVQRLYATLFGRPATAEEVSLAAQFLASKDAAPEGPNKLNPWERYVQALLMTNEFVYID, from the coding sequence CCTCGCCGCGCTACGGCGAGCGCTGGGGGCGCTATTGGCTCGACGTTGCCCGCTACGCCGACACCAAGGGCTACGTGTTCACGGAAGAGCGGAAGTATCCGTATGCCTATGTCTATCGCGATTGGGTGATTCAGGCGTTCAACGACGACTTGCCGTACGACAAGTTTCTCATCGATCAGATCGCGGCCGACCGCTTGCCGGCCAATGACAACGGCTCGCTGGCGGCGATGGGCTTCTTGACGGTCGGGCGGCGGTTTCTGAACAGCCGGCCAGACATTATCGACGATCGGCTCGACGTGATCAGCCGGGGCACGATGGGGCTCACCGTCACGTGCGCCCGCTGCCATAACCACAAATTCGATCCAATCCCGACCGAGGACTACTATTCGCTGTACGGCGTGCTGGCCAGTTCCGTGGAGAAGACGGTTCCGCTTGCGCCGCAATCGCCCGAGCAGGCGATGGTGCTGGAAGACTCGCCGACGCCGGACAATCCACATGTTTTCATTCGCGGTAATTCGGGGAACCCCGGCCCCGCGGTACCGCGGCAGTTTCTGGCAGTGCTGTCGGGGTCGGAGCGGAAGCCGTTCGAGCAAGGGAGCGGGCGATTGGAACTGGCCGAGCGGATCGCGTCGGCCGACAACCCGCTCACGGCCCGCGTGCTCGTGAATCGGATCTGGCTGCATCATTTCGGCGAGGGACTGGTGCGCACGCCGAGCGATTTCGGCCTGCGCAGCGATCCGCCGACGCACCCCGAGCTGCTCGATTATCTGGCGGCGCGCTTTGTGCAGGAGGGCTGGTCGATCAAGAAACTGCATCGGCTTATCATGCTCTCGAGCGCGTATCAACAATCGAGCAACGGTTCGGCGGAGGGGCAGACGAGCGATCCCGAGAACCGGCTGCTCTGGAAGATGAACCGCCGGCGGCTGGACTTCGAGGCGACGCGAGATTCGCTTCTGGCGGCTGGCGGCGATATGGATTTCAAGATCGGCGGGCCATCAATCGATCTCTTGGCACAGCCGTTCTCCCGGCGGCGGAGCGTTTACGGATTCATTGATCGGCAGAACTTGCCGGGGCTGTTTCGCACCTTCGACCTGGCCACACCGGATACGACCAGCCCGCAGCGCCACACCACGACCGTGCCGCAGCAGGCGCTATATCTGATGAACAGCCCGTTTGTCGTCGAGCAGGCGCAGCGGTTGGCGAAGCGGCCGGAGATCGCGACGGTTGCCGCTCCGGCGGAGCGCGTGCAGCGGCTTTATGCGACTCTTTTCGGTCGCCCGGCGACTGCGGAAGAAGTGTCGCTCGCGGCGCAGTTCCTCGCGTCGAAGGACGCGGCCCCCGAAGGGCCGAACAAACTGAATCCGTGGGAGCGCTATGTGCAAGCGTTGTTGATGACTAATGAATTTGTGTACATTGATTGA